The following proteins are encoded in a genomic region of Sesamum indicum cultivar Zhongzhi No. 13 linkage group LG8, S_indicum_v1.0, whole genome shotgun sequence:
- the LOC105168390 gene encoding NADH dehydrogenase [ubiquinone] flavoprotein 1, mitochondrial-like isoform X1 yields the protein MQAPIKGILSLQRTALVRRSRENWGLSSRLFSSQAATSPSTPQAPPPPPPPEKTHFGGLKDEDRIFTNLYGLHDPFLKGAMKRGDWYRTKDLVLKGADWIVNEIKKSGLRGRGGAGFPSGLKWSFMPKASDGRPSYLVVNADESEPGTCKDREIMRHDPHKLLEGCLIAGVGMRARAAYIYIRGEYVNERKNLEKARREAYEAGLLGKNACGSGYDFDVYIHFGAGAYICGEETALLESLEGKQGKPRLKPPFPANAGLYGCPTTVTNVETVAVSPTILRRGPEWFAGFGRKNNSGTKLFCVSGHVNKPCTVEEEMSIPLKELIERHCGGVRGGWDNLLAVIPGGSSVPLLPKHICEDVLMDFDALKAVQSGLGTAAVIVMDKSTDVVDAIARLSYFYKHESCGQCTPCREGTGWLWMIMERMKVGNAKLEEIDMLQEVTKQIEGHTICALGDAAAWPVQGLIRHFRPELERRIRERADQELQQAAAA from the exons ATG CAGGCACCTATAAAGGGAATTCTTTCTCTACAAAGGACGGCTTTGGTTCGTCGCTCCAGAGAGAATTGGGGCCTATCAAGTAGATTATTCAGCAGCCAAGCTGCAACTTCTCCTAGCACCCCACAGGctcctccacctccaccacctccaGAGAAAACCCACTTTGGTGGGCTGAAAGATGAGGATCGAATTTTCACAAACCTATATGGGTTGCATGATCCCTTTCTGAAAGGCGCAATGAAACGTGGAGACTGGTACAGGACAAAAGACCTGGTGCTCAAGGGAGCTGATTGGATTGTCAATGAGATAAAGAAATCTGGTCTTCGAGGACGTGGTGGCGCTGGTTTTCCATCTGGGCTTAAATGGTCCTTTATGCCAAAGGCATCTGATGGCCGTCCTTCATACCTTGTCGTTAATGCTGATGAAAGTGAACCTGGAACATGTAAAGATAGAGAAATTATGCGCCATGATCCACATAAGTTATTGGAAGGTTGTCTAATTGCTGGAGTAGGAATGAGGGCAAGGGCTGCATATATTTACATCCGGGGTGAGTACGTGAATGAAAGAAAGAACCTAGAGAAGGCCAGGAGAGAAGCTTATGAAGCTGGACTGTTGGGAAAAAATGCATGTGGATCTGGTTATGACTTTGATGTTTACATCCACTTTGGTGCTGGAGCTTATATTTGTGGTGAAGAGACAGCTCTTCTGGAAAGCCTTGAGGGCAAGCAAGGGAAACCTAGGTTGAAGCCTCCTTTTCCAGCCAATGCAGGATTGTACGGTTGCCCTACAACTGTTACGAATGTCGAAACAGTGGCTGTTTCCCCCACCATACTAAGGCGTGGACCGGAATGGTTTGCTGGTTTTGGAAGGAAAAACAATTCTGGAACCAAACTGTTTTGCGTCTCTGGCCACGTAAACAAGCCTTGCACTGTTGAAGAGGAGATGAGTATACCACTGAAAGAGCTTATTGAAAGACACTGTGGTGGTGTTCGTGGTGGATGGGATAATTTACTTGCAGTTATACCTGGTGGTTCATCTGTTCCATTGTTACCTAAACACATATGTGAGGATGTGCTAATGGATTTTGACGCACTTAAGGCTGTGCAGTCAGGGTTAGGAACTGCTGCTGTCATTGTGATGGATAAGTCAACTGATGTTGTGGATGCTATTGCCAGACTCTCTTACTTCTACAAGCATGAGAGCTGTGGCCAGTGTACACCTTGCAGAGAAGGTACAGGATGGCTCTGGATGATCATGGAGAGGATGAAGGTGGGAAATGCAAAGTTGGAGGAGATTGACATGCTTCAGGAGGTGACCAAGCAGATCGAAGGACACACAATCTGTGCCTTGGGTGATGCTGCTGCTTGGCCAGTTCAGGGGCTTATCAGGCACTTTAGACCAGAGCTTGAAAGGAGGATCAGGGAGCGGGCAGATCAAGAGTTACAACAGGCTGCTGCtgcttga
- the LOC105168390 gene encoding NADH dehydrogenase [ubiquinone] flavoprotein 1, mitochondrial-like isoform X2, with the protein MAPIKGILSLQRTALVRRSRENWGLSSRLFSSQAATSPSTPQAPPPPPPPEKTHFGGLKDEDRIFTNLYGLHDPFLKGAMKRGDWYRTKDLVLKGADWIVNEIKKSGLRGRGGAGFPSGLKWSFMPKASDGRPSYLVVNADESEPGTCKDREIMRHDPHKLLEGCLIAGVGMRARAAYIYIRGEYVNERKNLEKARREAYEAGLLGKNACGSGYDFDVYIHFGAGAYICGEETALLESLEGKQGKPRLKPPFPANAGLYGCPTTVTNVETVAVSPTILRRGPEWFAGFGRKNNSGTKLFCVSGHVNKPCTVEEEMSIPLKELIERHCGGVRGGWDNLLAVIPGGSSVPLLPKHICEDVLMDFDALKAVQSGLGTAAVIVMDKSTDVVDAIARLSYFYKHESCGQCTPCREGTGWLWMIMERMKVGNAKLEEIDMLQEVTKQIEGHTICALGDAAAWPVQGLIRHFRPELERRIRERADQELQQAAAA; encoded by the exons ATG GCACCTATAAAGGGAATTCTTTCTCTACAAAGGACGGCTTTGGTTCGTCGCTCCAGAGAGAATTGGGGCCTATCAAGTAGATTATTCAGCAGCCAAGCTGCAACTTCTCCTAGCACCCCACAGGctcctccacctccaccacctccaGAGAAAACCCACTTTGGTGGGCTGAAAGATGAGGATCGAATTTTCACAAACCTATATGGGTTGCATGATCCCTTTCTGAAAGGCGCAATGAAACGTGGAGACTGGTACAGGACAAAAGACCTGGTGCTCAAGGGAGCTGATTGGATTGTCAATGAGATAAAGAAATCTGGTCTTCGAGGACGTGGTGGCGCTGGTTTTCCATCTGGGCTTAAATGGTCCTTTATGCCAAAGGCATCTGATGGCCGTCCTTCATACCTTGTCGTTAATGCTGATGAAAGTGAACCTGGAACATGTAAAGATAGAGAAATTATGCGCCATGATCCACATAAGTTATTGGAAGGTTGTCTAATTGCTGGAGTAGGAATGAGGGCAAGGGCTGCATATATTTACATCCGGGGTGAGTACGTGAATGAAAGAAAGAACCTAGAGAAGGCCAGGAGAGAAGCTTATGAAGCTGGACTGTTGGGAAAAAATGCATGTGGATCTGGTTATGACTTTGATGTTTACATCCACTTTGGTGCTGGAGCTTATATTTGTGGTGAAGAGACAGCTCTTCTGGAAAGCCTTGAGGGCAAGCAAGGGAAACCTAGGTTGAAGCCTCCTTTTCCAGCCAATGCAGGATTGTACGGTTGCCCTACAACTGTTACGAATGTCGAAACAGTGGCTGTTTCCCCCACCATACTAAGGCGTGGACCGGAATGGTTTGCTGGTTTTGGAAGGAAAAACAATTCTGGAACCAAACTGTTTTGCGTCTCTGGCCACGTAAACAAGCCTTGCACTGTTGAAGAGGAGATGAGTATACCACTGAAAGAGCTTATTGAAAGACACTGTGGTGGTGTTCGTGGTGGATGGGATAATTTACTTGCAGTTATACCTGGTGGTTCATCTGTTCCATTGTTACCTAAACACATATGTGAGGATGTGCTAATGGATTTTGACGCACTTAAGGCTGTGCAGTCAGGGTTAGGAACTGCTGCTGTCATTGTGATGGATAAGTCAACTGATGTTGTGGATGCTATTGCCAGACTCTCTTACTTCTACAAGCATGAGAGCTGTGGCCAGTGTACACCTTGCAGAGAAGGTACAGGATGGCTCTGGATGATCATGGAGAGGATGAAGGTGGGAAATGCAAAGTTGGAGGAGATTGACATGCTTCAGGAGGTGACCAAGCAGATCGAAGGACACACAATCTGTGCCTTGGGTGATGCTGCTGCTTGGCCAGTTCAGGGGCTTATCAGGCACTTTAGACCAGAGCTTGAAAGGAGGATCAGGGAGCGGGCAGATCAAGAGTTACAACAGGCTGCTGCtgcttga